The stretch of DNA AGCGCGACCCTCGGTCTCCTGCCCGCCCGGACGGTGGAGGCCCTGGGCACCGCCGTGGCGGCGGCCGCCGCCGGGCAGCCGACCGACATGTTCGCCGACGTCGAGGCCGCCCGCGCCTCCTTCGCCCGGCTGATGAAGGTGCCGGACCGGCGCGTCGCGGCCGGCGCCTCCGTCGCCGTCTACACCGGGCTGATCGCCGCCGCACTGCCCGAGGGCGCCGAAGTCCTCACCGCCGAGGGCGACTTCAGCTCCCTGGTGAACCCCTTCCACGTCCGCCGGGACCTGAAGGTGCGCAGCGCACCGCTGGAGCGGATCGCCGAGGCGGTACGGCCCGGCACGGCCCTGGTCGCGGTGAGCGCCGCACAGTCGGCCGACGGCCGCGTCGCCGACCTGCCCGCCATCCGCGCGGCCGCGCGCGAGCACGGCGCGCGCGTGTACGTCGACGCCTCCCAGGCCGCCGGCTGGCTGGACCTCGACGCGAACGCCTACGACTACGTCAGCGCCGTCGCCTTCAAGTGGCTCCTGTGCCCCCGGGGCGTGGCCTTCCTGGTCGTCCCCGACGACCTCGGCGGCCTCGACCCGCTGTTCGCGGGCTGGGTGGCGGGGGAACGGCCCTGGGACAGCTGCTACGGCCCGGTCGAGGAACTCGCCCACTCCGCACGGCGGTTCGACGAGAGTCCCGCCCTCTTCTGCTACGCGGGTGCCCGCCGCTCACTCGAACTCGTCGAGGAACTCGGCGTGTCCGCCGTACGCGCCCACGATCTCGCCCTCGCCGACCGCTTCCGCGCCGGGCTGCGCTCC from Streptomyces sp. 6-11-2 encodes:
- a CDS encoding aminotransferase class V-fold PLP-dependent enzyme — protein: MDGGRDGPHSGPMETFETLVRAEFAPKTTYLNSATLGLLPARTVEALGTAVAAAAAGQPTDMFADVEAARASFARLMKVPDRRVAAGASVAVYTGLIAAALPEGAEVLTAEGDFSSLVNPFHVRRDLKVRSAPLERIAEAVRPGTALVAVSAAQSADGRVADLPAIRAAAREHGARVYVDASQAAGWLDLDANAYDYVSAVAFKWLLCPRGVAFLVVPDDLGGLDPLFAGWVAGERPWDSCYGPVEELAHSARRFDESPALFCYAGARRSLELVEELGVSAVRAHDLALADRFRAGLRSLGHEPVRAPGSPIVAVPGLGARQGELSAKGIEVSQRAGNLRAAFHLYNTPADVDRLLDALAG